A genomic stretch from Plasmodium cynomolgi strain B DNA, chromosome 8, whole genome shotgun sequence includes:
- a CDS encoding 1-cys-glutaredoxin-like protein-1 (putative) — translation MIVRNSCKIFLRMNRNIVRRNLTFFSFNQVSKVNFSTSLQDKQNGGPEKKISNGSDDFKDFEKSDVYQTLKGKIKEILEKEKIVLFMKGTPESPLCGFSAKVVHILNNMNVKDYVYIDVMKNNDLREAIKIYSNWPYIPHLYVNNNFIGGYDIISDLYTSGELQGLVK, via the exons atAGTAAGAAACAGTTGTAAGATCTTCCTTCGCATGAATCGAAACATAGTGAGGAGAAACCTAACGTTCTTTTCTTTCAATCAGGTTTCAAAAGTGAACTTCAGTACTTCTCTTCAAgataagcaaaatggaggaccCGAGAAGAAGATAAGCAACGGCTCGGACGACTTTAAAGACTTTGAAAAATCGGACGTGTACCAG ACTctgaagggaaaaattaaggaaatccttgagaaggagaaaattgtGCTGTTTATGAAGGGAACCCCGGAAAGTCCCCTGTGCGGGTTTAGCGCAAAG GTGGTCCACATACTGAATAATATGAACGTAAAGGACTACGTATACATCGACGTAATGAAAAACAACGACTTGCGCGAGGCGATAAAGATTTACAGTAATTGGCCCTATATCCCCCACTTATACGTAAATAACAACTTCATCGGTGGTTACGACATCATCTCAGATTTGTACACCAGTGGAGAGTTACAGGGGCTGGTCAAGTAG
- a CDS encoding 60S Ribosomal protein L44 (putative) produces the protein MVNVPKTRKTYCSNKCKKHTMHKVSQYKKGKERLSALGRRRYDMKQKGFGGQTKPVFKKKAKTTKKIVLKLECTKCKKKRFQTLKRCKTFEMGADKKKKGAVY, from the exons atggtgaacgTCCCCAAAACGAGGAAAACCTACTGCAGCAACAAATGCAAGAAGCATACCATGCACAAGGTCAGTCagtacaaaaagggaaaggaacgATTGTCGGCCttgggaagaagaagatacGACATGAAGCAGAAGGGATTCGGAGGCCAAACCAAGCCcgtttttaagaaaaaggCCAAAACTACCAAAAAGATCGTTCTCAAATTG GAATGCACAAAATGCAAGAAGAAACGATTTCAGACCCTGAAGAGGTGCAAAACGTTTGAGATGGGAGCcgataagaagaaaaagggagccGTTTATTAA
- a CDS encoding hypothetical protein (putative) codes for MQKEAFTWRYIQENYQKGELSVHRTASPTGDEQNRNIDPPQNCETDQRSAEERQSYVDIICPPPKIVQKEFNPPTDGAKFSYLQQYNITLLSIIAKKIKYMEKRNHVHDLGLILEGINTLLHVERSSGGQLSSLINPREEFLKDVNSKDKDHPTGVSQKMYLLLFLDFIFNFLKNVKFDPKSIYRMTKKGESLGDHFLKILCLSSSIRQILTSGGRSSDNRKGPQHYGPYVVCTNDMPLYTDQASKLISRVNKNIGLLTSEVILNAPNYGLPTRLEMSHLPNAYMAYLLNDVYLQSNSQVKKMTLSHFVKKSESSHWGSQPGERQIYLEYITLYNFVKIFKGDINRAERGEVEGGEAEGGEAEGGEAEGGEAEGGEAEGGEVERKYAEGKDAERKYTERKDPERKDAERESEKWVEKVFPFFRTFLEICTSMNGVQNGSENGGENGVQNGSENGGENGGENGGENDATEMSRHHQMKHLLHGLNKLCYFYMLCKRHITNANFVALANCNFYFTFSIINWHIEKCLNRSELFFPHFVNMCVEKISVIVGTLKRFGLPAEEDLANCLSKFITLTHLCMTEENRKSLLFYVLPYVERARKDVGKLGSLLVEPPSGDTHFEEAPSGDPHFEKKPPGCTHQNLHHMEKRIAEVLATFEEKQFTPIDSKKLYELLHELLHELRHEHVRGSLLLRKENQILRNKLNYIMLNFDSFIKAHITQVVAEQEWLFAHHDDEGELTQTGKDTPRVALHPEVHMHGKGTTEGDNSIGGVVPAKDVDEETAPGGDHSDRQTKLGLHFDYGYVSAKNEYFRQLQKYEREDYKKINNVLINMYLCNPYICSKSKDVVLSNGKSPKKVIILPQDTYRNIHKLVVAGESGERLKLLRRVHNSVYLFFIRVKFFFSRLS; via the exons ATGCAGAAGGAGGCCTTTACGTGGAGATACATCCAGGAGAACtaccaaaaaggagagctATCTGTGCACAGGACTGCCTCCCCAACGGGTGATGAACAGAATAGAAATATAGACCCCCCGCAGAACTGCGAAACGGATCAACGTTCGGCGGAAGAAAGACAGAGCTATGTAGATATCATTTGTCCCCCACCGAAGATTGTCCAAAAAGAGTTTAACCCCCCTACGGATGGCGCGAAGTTCTCCTACTTGCAACAGTACAACATCACCCTGCTTAGCATAATTGCCAAAAAGATAAAGTACATGGAAAAGAGGAACCATGTCCATGACTTAGGGCTCATACTCGAGGGTATCAACACCCTTCTGCATGTGGAAAGGAGCTCCGGGGGACAGCTCTCCAGCTTGATAAATCCAAGGGAGGAATTTTTAAAGGACGTCAACTCGAAGGATAAGGACCACCCCACTGGGGTTAGCCAAAAGATGTATCTCCTTCTCTTTCttgacttcatttttaactttttaaaaaacgtgAAATTTGATCCCAAGTCCATCTATaggatgacaaaaaagggggaatctCTTGGGGACCACTTCCTTAAAATTCTATGCCTATCCAGCAGCATTAGGCAGATACTAACGagtgggggaagaagtagTGACAACAGGAAAGGTCCCCAACACTATGGTCCCTATGTTGTGTGCACCAATGATATGCCCCTCTATACAGACCAAGCCTCGAAACTAATCAGTagggtaaataaaaacatcgGTCTGCTGACGAGCGAGGTAATTCTAAATGCCCCCAATTATGGTTTGCCCACCCGTTTGGAAATGAGTCACCTGCCCAATGCCTACATGGCTTACCTACTCAATGACGTCTACCTACAGAGCAACAgccaagtgaaaaaaatgactctTTCGCATTTCGTGAAGAAGAGTGAATCGTCCCATTGGGGGAGCCAACCAGGTGAGAGGCAAATATACTTGGAATATATCACCCtctacaattttgtgaaaatctTCAAAGGGGACATTAACCGAGCggaaaggggagaagtggaagggggagaagcggaagggggagaagcggaggggggagaagcggaggggggagaagcggaggggggagaagcggaagggggagaagtggaaaGGAAATACGCAGAAGGGAAAGACGCCGAAAGGAAGTACACAGAAAGGAAAGACCCAGAAAGGAAAGACGCCGAAAGGGAAAGCGAAAAATGGGTTGAGAaggttttccccttttttcggaCCTTCCTGGAGATCTGCACAAGTATGAATGGCGTCCAAAATGGCAGCGAAAATGGCGGCGAAAATGGCGTCCAAAATGGCAGCGAAAATGGCGGCGAAAATGGCGGCGAAAATGGCGGCGAAAATGACGCCACAGAAATGTCGCGTCACCACCAGATGAAGCATCTCCTCCATGGGCTAAACAAACTGTGCTACTTCTACATGCTGTGCAAAAGGCACATCACGAATGCCAATTTCGTGGCACTTGCAAATTGTAACTTCTACTTTACATTTTCAATAATCAATTGGCACATCGAAAAAtgcctgaacaggtcagaactttttttcccccattttgtcaaCATGTGTGTAGAAAAGATATCCGTCATTGTGGGCACTCTCAAACGTTTCGGCTTACCAGCGGAGGAAGACTTGGCCAACTGCCTCTCCAAATTTATCACGCTGACCCATCTGTGCATGACTGAAGAGAACAGGAAgagcctccttttttatgtgttgCCCTATGTGGAGCGCGCGAGAAAGGACGTTGGCAAGTTGGGAAGCCTTTTAGTGG AACCCCCGTCTGGTGACACCCACTTTGAAGAAGCCCCCTCTGGTGACCCccactttgaaaaaaaaccgCCTGGTTGCACCCATCAAAACTTGCACCACATGGAAAAACGCATCGCAGAGGTACTAGCCACATTCGAGGAAAAACAATTCACCCCCATCGACAGTAAGAAGTTGTACGAACTTCTACACGAACTGCTACACGAATTGCGACATGAGCATGTGAGGGGGAGTCTCCTACTTAGGAAGGAAAACCAGATCCTGAGAAATAAGTTAAATTATATCATGCTCAATTTTGACTCATTTATTAAGGCACATATTACCCAAGTAGTTGCAGAACAGGAGTGGCTTTTTGCTCACCATGATGATGAGGGGGAATTAACTCAGACGGGAAAAGACACCCCGCGTGTTGCACTCCATCCCGAGGTTCACATGCATGGAAAAGGAACCACCGAGGGAGATAACTCCATTGGGGGGGTAGTACCTGCAAAAGATGTTGACGAGGAGACTGCTCCGGGAGGAGATCACTCAGATAGACAAACCAAACTAGGACTCCACTTCGACTACGGATACGTCAGTgccaaaaatgaatattttcgACAGCTACAAAAATACGAACGTGAagattacaaaaaaattaacaacgtTCTGATAAATATGTATCTGTGCAATCCGTACATCTGCTCCAAGAGCAAAGATGTTGTCCTCTCCAATGGTAAATCTCCAAAAAAGGTAATTATTTTGCCACAGGACACGTATCGAAATATACACAAGTTGGTCGTTGCCGGAGAGAGCGGTGAGAGGCTGAAACTGCTGAGGCGTGTGCACAATTCGGTGTACCTATTCTTCATCCgggtgaagttttttttcagcagGTTGAGTTAA
- a CDS encoding EH (for Eps15 Homology) domain containing protein (putative) → MKKLLYRTEEETVVYDNVLEGLYSLYKTYILELENEFNYYHFYKPLLTSGDFLSKPMILLLGQYSTGKTTFIKHLIEKEYCGMRIGPEPTTDKFVAVMYNEKEQLIPGNALVSDITKPFSQLESFGNSFLSKLECSNTTSDVLKSLTIIDTPGVLSGIKQISRGYDFEKVIYWFAQRVDLILLIFDAHKLDISDEFRRCIQAIKGQDSKIRIILNKADTINTQQLMRVYGSLMWSLGIVINTPEVNRVYIGSFWDRKLMHDENRNIFEEEASDLYKELSKIPRNSTMIRLNDFIKRCRTLKVHIYLLSHLRKKLPYFRKNYIKNKLIKTLDKVYEEVAKDYNLPLGDFPNVQFMREKLHDIDWLSIPKLDLKKIERINKVLNVHIPQLLEMIPKESVNIEQSRYETQEGTIVENKLTPFLELTSGEIPMWVKQKYLLSPIDTSKYSDDFYKLGPNDFGKLSGEQVKPDLIKSKLPSSVLHKIWNLADITKDGYLDLFEYSLARHFIEMKAEGFDLPSKVPKDIINAHEY, encoded by the coding sequence ATGAAAAAGCTGCTCTACAGGACCGAGGAAGAAACGGTCGTCTACGACAACGTGTTGGAGGGGCTATACTCCCTGTACAAAACATACATCCTGGAATTGGAGAATGAGTTCAACTACTACCATTTTTACAAGCCGCTTTTAACAAGCGGCGATTTTCTGTCCAAGCCGATGATCTTGCTGCTTGGTCAGTATTCAACAGGGAAGACGACCTTTATAAAGCACCTCATAGAGAAGGAGTATTGTGGAATGAGAATAGGACCAGAGCCAACGACGGATAAGTTCGTAGCAGTGATGTATAATGAGAAGGAGCAGTTAATTCCAGGGAATGCCCTTGTCAGTGATATAACCAAGCCATTTTCTCAATTGGAAAGTTTTGGAAATAGCTTCCTCTCCAAGTTGGAGTGTTCCAACACGACTAGCGATGTGTTGAAGTCGTTAACGATAATTGACACACCAGGTGTTCTAAGTGGAATCAAGCAAATCAGTAGGGGATACGACTTCGAGAAGGTCATATACTGGTTTGCACAGAGAGTAGACTTAATACTACTCATTTTTGATGCGCACAAATTGGATATTTCAGACGAGTTCAGAAGATGTATACAAGCAATAAAAGGACAGGATTCGAAGATACGAATTATCCTAAATAAGGCAGATACGATTAACACGCAGCAGCTGATGAGGGTATACGGATCGTTGATGTGGTCCTTGGGGATTGTAATAAATACGCCAGAAGTGAATAGAGTGTATATAGGCTCGTTTTGGGATAGGAAGTTAATGCATGATGAAAATCGAAATATtttcgaagaagaagcttCAGATCTGTATAAGGAGTTGTCGAAGATTCCAAGAAACTCCACCATGATTCGGTTGAAcgattttattaaaaggtGTAGAACGTTGAAGGTGCATATTTATTTGCTGTCCCATTTGAGGAAAAAGTTACCCTACTTCAGGAAGAACTATATTAAGAATAAGCTAATCAAAACGTTAGATAAGGTATACGAAGAAGTCGCCAAGGATTACAACTTACCCCTGGGTGATTTCCCCAATGTTCAATTTATGAGAGAGAAACTGCACGACATTGATTGGTTAAGCATTCCAAAGCtggacttaaaaaaaatcgaacgAATTAATAAAGTATTAAATGTGCATATCCCCCAACTGTTAGAAATGATACCAAAAGAATCCGTTAACATTGAGCAATCCCGATATGAAACCCAGGAAGGAACCATCGTTGAGAATAAATTAACTCCCTTTTTGGAACTGACCTCTGGAGAAATTCCCATGTGGGTGAAACAGAAATATTTGTTAAGTCCTATTGACACTTCGAAATATTCGGACGATTTTTACAAACTGGGACCCAACGATTTTGGCAAGCTGTCTGGGGAGCAGGTGAAGCCTGACCTGATCAAGAGCAAATTGCCCAGCTCcgttttgcacaaaatttgGAACCTCGCTGATATCACCAAGGATGGCTACCTCGACTTGTTCGAGTACTCTCTCGCCCGGCACTTCATCGAGATGAAGGCGGAGGGCTTTGATTTGCCCTCCAAGGTTCCCAAGGATATAATAAACGCGCACGAGTATTGA
- a CDS encoding hypothetical protein (putative), which yields MLNNCGDSKCRGYAQHLCDQQGEKRNKQRDPNEQYYQVANNLFANGDTSERREGGAMGGASMMSGNAMMSGNSMISSGDAPPQNARILKPLVQEKVVEIMKPEIEEKIIEVPQVQYIEKLVEVPHVILQEKLIHVPKPVIHERIKKCPKTIFQEKIVEVPQIKVVDKIVEVPQYVYQEKIIQVPKIMVQERIIPVPKKVIQEKIVEIPQIELKNINIEKVQEIPEYIPEVVKKDIPYTQIVDRPFHVEKIVEVPHVQHIYRNIVSPQYRHIPKPVEVPMAHYRTFPIEKLVDRNVPVPVELQIVQEFLCPKIEARYKEIPVPEDNIDTASTKGSSKNCFSFNWNNKQNATKINKGTNQPSVELLLHNDKYHNKVNPNQDMHMRTKFVSPSGNVYPSTHLREDDLLTSQSAYHYPNGTQHSGASLHGNAALNQMYKTQHIPSQTAYPSNFNTAMLSPQDQNGMFNGSNSMGFTHPSDSEMGNAYSPISALGQVSPHGELN from the exons ATGCTGAACAACTGCGGAGACTCCAAGTGCAGGGGCTACGCGCAGCACCTGTGCGACCAGCAGGGGGAAAAGCGGAACAAGCAGAGGGACCCGAACGAGCAGTACTACCAAGTGGCGAACAACCTTTTCGCCAACGGGGACACCTCGGAGAGAAGGGAAGGGGGTGCGATGGGTGGAGCCAGCATGATGAGTGGCAACGCCATGATGAGTGGCAACAGCATGATAAGCAGCGGAGACGCCCCCCCCCAGAATGCCAGAATACTCAAACCCCTGGTCCAAGAAAAAGTCGTCGAAATTATGAAGCcagaaattgaagaaaaaataatcgaagTGCCACAAGTGCAGTATATAGAAAAGCTCGTAGAAGTCCCACACGTCATCCTccaagaaaaattaattcatgTGCCCAAGCCAGTGATTCATGAGAGAATCAAAAAATGTCCCAAAACAATTTtccaagaaaaaatagtagaaGTTCCACAAATTAAAGTGGTCGACAAAATAGTGGAAGTACCTCAGTATGTGTAtcaggagaaaataattcaagTGCCAAAAATCATGGTGCAAGAGAGGATAATTCCAGTACCTAAAAAAGTGAtccaagaaaaaattgtcgaAATTCCTCAAatcgaattaaaaaatataaacattgAAAAGGTGCAGGAAATCCCAGAATACATCCCAGAAGTGGTGAAGAAAGACATCCCATACACACAGATAGTGGACCGACCTTTTCATgtcgaaaaaattgtggaagTTCCTCACGTTCAGCATATATACAGAAACATTGTCTCTCCCCAGTATAGACACATACCCAAGCCTGTGGAAGTCCCAATGGCACATTATAGGACCTTCCCTATTGAAAAGCTTGTCGATAGGAATGTACCTGTCCCGGTTGAACTTCAAATCGTCCAAGAATTTCTATGCCCAAAAATTGAAGCCAGATATAAAGAAATTCCTGTCCCT GAAGACAATATAGACACAGCATCCACTAAGGGCAGCTCCAAGaattgcttctccttcaacTGGAACAATAAACAAAACGCcacaaaaattaacaagGGCACCAATCAACCATCTGTCGAACTGTTACTACATAATGATAAATATCACAATAAGGTGAACCCCAATCAGGATATGCACATGAGAACCAAgtttgtttctccttctggAAATGTCTACCCCAGTACACACCTTAGAGAAGATGACCTCCTAACCTCGCAATCTGCTTATCATTACCCAAATGGTACACAACACAGTGGTGCTTCCCTTCACGGAAATGCGGCACTCAACCAGATGTACAAAACTCAACATATTCCCAGTCAGACAGCTTACCCTTCCAACTTTAACACTGCCATGCTCTCTCCTCAAGATCAAAACGGTATGTTTAATGGAAGCAACTCCATGGGATTTACCCACCCAAGTGACAGTGAAATGGGTAATGCTTACTCTCCCATTTCGGCCCTTGGCCAGGTCTCCCCGCATGGCGAGTTGAACTGA